CCAGGAATTTCCCATACATGTATTTAAAGAAATGGGTAAACTGGGCCTTATGGGCGTACTGGTACCTGAAAAATACGGTGGCGCTGGTTTAACCTATTATGAATATGTAGCCATCATCCAGGAAGTTGCCAAAGTATGTGGTTCCATTGGGTTAAGCCTGGCTGCACACAACTCGCTTTGCACCGGCCATATGTTGAGCTTTGGAAACGAAGAACAAAAGCAAAAGTATTTGCCCAAACTGGCTTCCGGAGAATGGCTGGGCGCCTGGGGGTTAACCGAACCCAATACCGGAAGCGATGCGGCCAATATGAAAACGGTGGCCATAAAAGATGGCGATCACTGGGTGTTGAATGGCACCAAATGCTGGATCACTCATGGAAAGAGCGCCGATGTAGCTGTTGTTATTGCCCGTACGGGCGAACCCCGCGCAAAAAACAATGCCACTGCTTTCGTAGTGGAGCGAAGCACACCGGGATTCAGAGGCGGTAAAAAAGAAAACAAGCTGGGCATGCGTGCCAGTGAAACTGCTGAAATGATCTTCGATAATTGCCGCATTCCCGACGCTAACCGCCTCGGTAATTTTGGCGATGGGTTTAAACAATCTCTGAAAGTGCTGGATGGCGGCCGTATCTCAATTGCCGCCCTTTCACTGGGTATTGCAAAAGGCGCTTACGAGGCTTCTATACAATATGCCAAAGAACGCCACCAGTTTGACCAGGCCATAGCCAACTTTCAGGGTATTTCGTTTAAACTGGCCGATATGGCAACCGAAATTGCCGCTGCCGAATTGCTGACGCTGCAGGCATGTGACTTAAAAATGCGCGGCGAACCCATGAGCAAGGAATCGGCCATGGCAAAATATTTCGCCAGCGAAGTAGCGGTGAAAGTTGCTACCGATGCCGTGCAGATCTTTGGCGGATATGGTTACACGAAAGATTTCCCCGTTGAAAAATATTATCGCGATAGTAAATTATGCACCATTGGCGAAGGC
The Niastella koreensis GR20-10 genome window above contains:
- a CDS encoding acyl-CoA dehydrogenase, with translation MNFQTSELTDQVAQSTRDFAQQHIKPYVMEWDESQEFPIHVFKEMGKLGLMGVLVPEKYGGAGLTYYEYVAIIQEVAKVCGSIGLSLAAHNSLCTGHMLSFGNEEQKQKYLPKLASGEWLGAWGLTEPNTGSDAANMKTVAIKDGDHWVLNGTKCWITHGKSADVAVVIARTGEPRAKNNATAFVVERSTPGFRGGKKENKLGMRASETAEMIFDNCRIPDANRLGNFGDGFKQSLKVLDGGRISIAALSLGIAKGAYEASIQYAKERHQFDQAIANFQGISFKLADMATEIAAAELLTLQACDLKMRGEPMSKESAMAKYFASEVAVKVATDAVQIFGGYGYTKDFPVEKYYRDSKLCTIGEGTSEIQKIVIAREVLRA